One Methanoculleus sp. 7T genomic window carries:
- a CDS encoding DUF1269 domain-containing protein, whose amino-acid sequence MSDLVAIAYDGEDTAFRVKDRLVSLTKEHVIELEDLVVVVHHRDGKTEIKQSTDLTSMGALSGAFWGLLIGLIFFAPIFGLAVGAIAGALAGRFSDYGIDDNFIKEVAESVGPGNSAVFLLIKKMTPDKVVDAIKDYGGHVIRTSLSETDEANLRDAFGAGRAAKAEVPPPVA is encoded by the coding sequence ATGAGCGATCTGGTTGCCATCGCCTACGATGGCGAGGATACCGCGTTCCGAGTCAAGGACCGTCTGGTCAGCCTGACGAAGGAGCACGTCATCGAACTGGAGGACCTAGTGGTCGTCGTCCACCACCGGGACGGGAAGACCGAGATCAAACAGTCCACCGACCTGACAAGCATGGGGGCGCTCTCCGGCGCCTTCTGGGGGCTTCTGATCGGTCTGATCTTCTTTGCCCCGATCTTCGGGCTTGCCGTCGGGGCTATTGCCGGCGCACTCGCCGGGCGCTTCTCCGACTACGGCATCGACGACAACTTCATCAAAGAGGTCGCGGAGAGCGTCGGCCCGGGCAACTCCGCGGTCTTCCTGCTCATCAAGAAGATGACGCCGGACAAGGTCGTCGACGCCATCAAGGACTACGGAGGCCACGTCATCAGGACGTCGCTCTCGGAGACGGATGAGGCGAACCTCCGCGACGCGTTCGGGGCCGGGAGAGCGGCAAAAGCGGAAGTGCCGCCGCCCGTCGCGTAA
- a CDS encoding SulP family inorganic anion transporter — protein MPAGKPQWRKSLPADLAAGATTALVGIPQAMGFAIVAGINPIYGLYTATFSTAIGALVTGSSYLKVMLSNILAVSIYSVLAPVPEADVPATLFVLTLLVGLFQLGFGLVRAGSLTRFISNAVLTGFIIGGALLIILGQLGNLTGYELQKDGIRLLAAADLLSHAGDINPWALAVGLLTIGLILALRRLPLLRTAALLLPIIIATILVWAADLEVALVSEISAIPAGLPAPVVPDLTLAPGLLVPALALAILGLVMAVGVTEKTPEPDGTIADVNQDFRGQGATNIICSFLQCAPASGSLSATALNVSAGAETRMANLFSGAVVGVVIVLAGPLAELIPLPALAGLLILIGAELMYRPHEIACIWKYSRSGRWAMVATFVSTQVLPLQYSIYIGVFLSLAVYLITSTREAAVVRLVPAGGGMFREEQAPDRLPEGRVTVLSISGNVFFATLRAIERSLPSPEGARDAVVILALRGQVEAGTGLFRMLERYTRQVRAHGNRLILAEVNPGLLAGLKETGAAEVIGPENIFVATPVIGESILDALRAAGE, from the coding sequence ATGCCCGCCGGTAAACCGCAGTGGAGGAAGAGCCTCCCCGCCGACCTCGCGGCCGGGGCGACCACCGCCCTCGTCGGGATCCCGCAGGCGATGGGATTCGCCATCGTCGCTGGGATCAACCCGATCTACGGTCTCTACACCGCCACGTTCTCGACGGCGATCGGGGCGCTCGTCACCGGATCCTCCTACCTCAAGGTGATGCTCTCAAACATCCTCGCGGTCTCGATCTACTCGGTCCTCGCCCCGGTCCCGGAGGCCGACGTCCCGGCAACACTCTTCGTCCTGACGCTCCTCGTCGGGCTCTTCCAACTCGGGTTCGGGCTTGTCCGGGCAGGCAGCCTGACCCGGTTCATATCAAACGCCGTCCTCACCGGGTTCATCATCGGGGGAGCGCTCCTCATCATCCTCGGGCAACTCGGGAACCTCACCGGCTACGAGCTCCAGAAAGACGGGATCCGGCTCCTCGCGGCGGCCGACCTCCTCAGCCACGCGGGCGATATCAACCCCTGGGCCCTCGCCGTCGGCCTCCTCACCATCGGGCTCATCCTCGCCCTCCGGCGGCTGCCGCTCCTCCGCACCGCCGCCCTGCTCCTCCCGATCATCATAGCAACCATCCTCGTTTGGGCTGCAGACCTCGAGGTCGCGCTCGTCAGCGAGATCAGCGCCATCCCGGCAGGCCTCCCCGCACCCGTCGTCCCCGACCTCACCCTTGCGCCCGGGCTCCTCGTCCCGGCGCTCGCCCTCGCCATCCTCGGGCTCGTGATGGCCGTCGGGGTCACAGAGAAGACCCCGGAGCCCGACGGGACCATCGCCGACGTGAACCAGGACTTCCGGGGGCAAGGAGCCACAAACATCATCTGCAGTTTCCTCCAGTGCGCACCGGCAAGCGGGTCGCTCTCGGCGACGGCGCTCAACGTCAGCGCGGGGGCGGAGACCCGGATGGCAAACCTCTTCTCGGGCGCCGTCGTCGGGGTGGTCATCGTCCTCGCAGGACCCCTCGCGGAACTGATCCCCCTCCCGGCCCTCGCCGGACTCCTGATCCTCATCGGGGCTGAACTCATGTACCGGCCGCACGAGATCGCCTGCATCTGGAAGTACTCCCGCTCCGGGCGCTGGGCGATGGTCGCCACCTTCGTCTCCACCCAGGTGCTCCCGCTCCAGTACAGCATCTATATCGGCGTCTTCCTCTCGCTTGCCGTCTACCTGATCACCTCCACACGTGAGGCCGCCGTTGTGCGCCTCGTGCCGGCGGGCGGAGGGATGTTCCGGGAAGAGCAGGCGCCGGACCGGCTTCCGGAGGGCCGGGTCACCGTCCTCTCGATCTCAGGCAACGTCTTCTTCGCCACCCTCCGGGCCATCGAGCGGTCGCTCCCATCCCCCGAAGGGGCAAGAGACGCCGTCGTGATCCTCGCCCTCCGGGGGCAGGTCGAGGCCGGGACCGGGCTCTTCCGGATGCTGGAGCGGTATACACGGCAGGTCCGCGCCCATGGGAACCGGCTCATCCTCGCCGAGGTCAACCCCGGGCTCCTTGCAGGCCTCAAAGAGACCGGAGCAGCCGAGGTCATCGGCCCGGAGAATATCTTTGTCGCGACGCCGGTCATCGGCGAGTCGATCCTTGATGCGCTCCGGGCGGCCGGCGAATAA
- a CDS encoding DUF308 domain-containing protein, producing the protein MVDATFGIGTPGLTGPASLPRWLVLLQGIVALALGILLLVYPVGTLVVLVVFLGVYWLINGIFILASLYSNRSDWGWKMLVGVLGILGGILVLVYPLYSTILLPTFLAIIIGVEGLIIGAVQLARGLGGAGWGAGILGVVSIIFGLILIAHPFIAALALVVVLAILAIIGGILAIILAVRMHA; encoded by the coding sequence ATGGTTGACGCAACATTCGGCATCGGAACGCCCGGACTTACCGGACCTGCCTCCCTGCCCAGGTGGCTCGTGCTGCTCCAGGGCATCGTCGCCCTTGCCCTCGGCATTCTGCTCTTGGTGTACCCGGTCGGGACACTTGTCGTTCTTGTCGTATTTCTCGGCGTATACTGGCTGATTAACGGCATCTTCATCCTCGCAAGCCTCTATTCGAACAGGTCGGACTGGGGGTGGAAGATGCTCGTCGGCGTCCTCGGCATCCTCGGCGGCATCCTGGTCCTGGTCTACCCGCTCTACAGCACCATCCTTCTCCCGACATTCCTTGCCATCATCATCGGCGTGGAAGGACTGATCATAGGGGCGGTCCAGTTGGCTCGTGGCCTCGGGGGCGCCGGTTGGGGAGCCGGGATTCTCGGCGTCGTGAGCATCATATTCGGGCTCATCCTGATTGCACACCCGTTCATCGCGGCTCTCGCCTTGGTCGTGGTCCTCGCGATCCTCGCCATCATCGGGGGGATCCTCGCAATCATCCTTGCGGTCCGGATGCATGCATGA
- a CDS encoding DUF5320 domain-containing protein translates to MPGFDRTGPSGSGPLTGGCRGRCALPQAAATGGESPAPVLRGLGRGGIPWGCGRGFCGGRTRGRW, encoded by the coding sequence ATGCCAGGTTTTGATAGGACCGGACCGTCCGGCAGCGGCCCCCTGACGGGCGGCTGCCGGGGCCGGTGCGCCCTGCCTCAAGCTGCGGCGACGGGAGGGGAATCCCCCGCACCGGTGCTCCGCGGTCTCGGCCGGGGCGGTATCCCGTGGGGATGCGGCCGCGGCTTCTGCGGCGGCCGGACACGGGGCCGGTGGTAA
- a CDS encoding AI-2E family transporter, which yields MLASLTRVLVVGAILVAGMHLAAPLVNPVLVAFVISVIASPAVYRLEQRGLRRWMAALAVVGIFAGASLLLLAVLGVSLLQIDRALPAYQELLQEQLTLLDGMGPDFAGQLPGSSENVSLLPSIETIIAGLAELAIDFLVTIIVTVFMLLEIAGLRQKLRTAPGGSTGFEGQFVAFCRSLNGYLGIRTRGSLVTGAVVAFLLWVMGIDAPVLWAILIVLFSYIPFLGLPIASVPPIGLAWLRYGLAGAVVVAGGIAVVDFLSRTLLTPHPAERELELSPLVIVLSVFFWLLVLGVPGLFLAVPLTLLVKAVLGAVDDTRWLAALMEPAEEAA from the coding sequence ATGCTCGCCTCGCTCACCCGCGTCCTTGTTGTCGGCGCCATTCTGGTCGCCGGGATGCACCTTGCCGCCCCGCTGGTAAACCCGGTCCTTGTAGCCTTTGTCATATCCGTCATCGCCTCTCCGGCCGTCTACCGGCTGGAACAGCGGGGCCTCCGGCGATGGATGGCGGCGCTCGCGGTCGTCGGGATCTTCGCCGGGGCGAGCCTGCTCCTGCTCGCCGTCCTGGGCGTATCGCTCCTCCAGATCGACCGAGCGCTTCCCGCCTACCAGGAACTCTTGCAAGAGCAGTTGACGCTCTTGGACGGCATGGGGCCCGACTTCGCCGGACAACTCCCGGGGTCGTCCGAGAACGTATCTCTCCTCCCCTCTATCGAGACCATCATCGCGGGGCTTGCGGAACTGGCGATCGATTTTCTGGTGACCATCATCGTCACGGTCTTCATGTTGCTGGAGATCGCCGGGCTCCGGCAGAAGCTCCGCACCGCGCCCGGGGGCAGCACAGGCTTTGAAGGACAGTTTGTCGCATTCTGCCGAAGCCTGAACGGGTATCTCGGTATCAGGACTCGAGGGAGCCTCGTCACCGGTGCCGTGGTCGCATTTCTGCTCTGGGTCATGGGAATCGACGCGCCGGTGCTCTGGGCAATCCTGATCGTCCTCTTCAGTTACATACCGTTCCTCGGCCTGCCCATCGCGTCAGTCCCGCCTATCGGCCTCGCCTGGCTCCGTTACGGGCTCGCCGGGGCGGTGGTCGTCGCCGGCGGGATCGCGGTCGTCGACTTCCTCTCCCGGACTCTGCTCACCCCCCACCCTGCGGAACGGGAACTCGAACTCTCCCCGCTCGTCATCGTCCTCTCGGTCTTCTTCTGGCTCCTTGTGCTCGGTGTCCCGGGGCTCTTCCTCGCCGTGCCGCTGACGCTCCTTGTGAAGGCGGTGCTCGGCGCCGTCGACGACACCCGCTGGCTCGCGGCGTTGATGGAACCGGCCGAAGAGGCGGCATGA
- the cls gene encoding cardiolipin synthase translates to MELEFLLAIILILNIVFAVTIVFFERRNPTAALAWLVVLFSLPTVGFVLYLLFGQNYTRQRMFVVKEQEDRRFLQEVFLEQLREFVDRRYRFATHEAEEFRETIVLLLQNNRAFLTEKNRIDLYTRGEDKFDALFAAIRGARHHIHLEYFIVNNDDLGRAVVRALAEKAREGVEVRLLFDAMGTRAGGGSRKAFSELTDAGGKIGVFFPSVYRVNYRNHRKIAVIDGTVGFIGGFNIGDDYLGKGPLGPWRDTAFRIAGQAVKLLQLRFFLDWHYVTGEYPGPRPLYFPDPGDPGTTPVQIVSGGPDTRWNPIKEGYIKLINSARESVYIQTPYFVPDESVTDALRLAALSGVDVRVMIPCKPDHPFVYWATLSFVGDLLDAGVRAYTYDAGFLHAKTIVVDGKAGSVGSANWDVRSFRLNFEANAFFYDAAVGAELARAFEEDLAVSTEITPERYRARSRWVRAKESVSRLFSPLG, encoded by the coding sequence ATGGAACTTGAGTTCTTACTCGCCATCATCCTGATTCTCAACATCGTATTCGCCGTCACCATCGTCTTCTTCGAGCGGAGAAACCCGACGGCGGCCTTAGCCTGGCTGGTGGTCCTCTTCTCCCTGCCGACGGTCGGCTTTGTGCTCTATCTGCTCTTCGGGCAGAACTACACACGGCAGAGAATGTTCGTCGTCAAGGAGCAGGAAGACCGCCGTTTCCTGCAAGAGGTCTTCCTGGAGCAACTCCGCGAGTTCGTCGACCGCCGCTACCGGTTCGCCACCCACGAGGCGGAAGAGTTTCGCGAGACGATCGTTCTCCTTCTTCAGAACAACAGGGCGTTCCTGACCGAGAAGAACCGGATCGATCTCTATACCCGCGGCGAGGATAAGTTCGACGCGCTCTTTGCCGCGATTCGGGGGGCGCGCCACCACATCCATCTCGAGTACTTCATCGTCAACAACGACGACCTCGGGCGAGCGGTCGTCCGCGCCCTCGCGGAGAAGGCACGGGAGGGCGTCGAGGTCCGCCTCCTCTTCGACGCGATGGGAACCCGTGCCGGGGGCGGGTCGCGGAAGGCGTTCTCGGAGTTGACGGACGCAGGCGGGAAGATCGGGGTCTTCTTCCCCTCGGTCTACCGGGTCAACTACCGCAATCATAGAAAGATCGCGGTCATCGATGGGACAGTGGGGTTCATCGGCGGGTTCAACATCGGGGACGACTATCTCGGGAAAGGCCCCTTGGGCCCTTGGCGCGACACCGCCTTCCGGATTGCCGGGCAGGCCGTCAAACTTCTTCAGCTCCGGTTCTTCCTCGACTGGCACTACGTGACCGGCGAGTACCCGGGGCCCCGCCCCCTCTACTTCCCGGACCCCGGAGATCCCGGGACGACGCCCGTCCAGATCGTCTCCGGCGGCCCGGACACCAGGTGGAACCCGATCAAAGAGGGTTACATCAAACTGATCAACTCGGCCCGGGAGTCTGTCTATATCCAGACGCCCTACTTCGTGCCCGACGAGAGCGTCACCGACGCCCTCCGGCTCGCGGCGCTCTCAGGCGTCGATGTCCGGGTCATGATCCCCTGCAAACCCGACCACCCGTTCGTGTACTGGGCGACACTCTCGTTTGTCGGCGACCTCCTCGACGCCGGGGTGCGGGCCTACACCTACGACGCCGGGTTTCTCCACGCAAAGACGATCGTCGTCGACGGAAAAGCGGGGTCGGTCGGGAGCGCAAACTGGGATGTCCGGAGTTTCCGGCTGAACTTCGAGGCGAACGCCTTCTTCTACGATGCGGCGGTCGGGGCCGAACTTGCGCGGGCCTTCGAGGAGGACCTTGCCGTCTCGACCGAGATCACGCCGGAGCGCTACCGGGCGCGGTCCCGCTGGGTCCGGGCGAAGGAGTCGGTCTCCCGGCTCTTCTCGCCGCTTGGGTGA
- a CDS encoding SpoIIAA family protein — MLDRMKESSGSVLGFRFDGKLSESDYALVLIPELERAMKDQQNVRVLFKIEGFRSWRPGEGWEAFRQWPGIEGVDRIAVVGGERWREWMNRMPGLFVGFTDIDVRYFPEGRLRDAWGWLREGLVQVVLAPQ; from the coding sequence ATGCTTGACCGGATGAAGGAAAGTTCAGGATCCGTTCTCGGTTTCCGGTTCGACGGGAAACTGAGCGAGAGCGATTACGCCCTCGTCCTGATCCCGGAGCTCGAACGAGCGATGAAAGACCAGCAGAACGTCCGGGTCCTCTTCAAGATCGAGGGCTTCCGCAGCTGGAGGCCTGGGGAGGGCTGGGAAGCCTTCAGGCAGTGGCCCGGAATAGAGGGAGTCGACCGGATAGCCGTCGTCGGCGGCGAGCGGTGGCGGGAGTGGATGAACCGGATGCCCGGGCTCTTCGTCGGGTTTACCGACATCGACGTCCGCTACTTCCCGGAAGGGCGCCTCAGGGACGCTTGGGGCTGGCTGCGGGAGGGGTTGGTCCAAGTAGTTCTGGCCCCGCAATGA
- a CDS encoding AI-2E family transporter, translating into MTGKSLSPPARIAIVGAAVVIVLAGVRAATPILGPFLIAVFFAMITAPVMAWLTRRGMPPVVAAGTVVAGLFGILVGMALFLGAAFTQFLLSLPRYRTALEGQAAALSEYGIDLGGIRVWDYIDQGTVVQQVAGLARQVGGITFDAFLVFIAIGFLLLEAPRLAEGLKRHLGAESPLYRHFSQSGRLLVEYVVVRTKVNLITGVGTGLFLYALGVEFAALWGFVAFVLSYVPYIGLIAAAIPPTLLALVRIGPAGAVAVIAAIALIDAAAENLVFPQIASRGLNLSPFVVLFSVVFWGLILGAVGVFLAIPLTIAVKLFLESWEETRWIGELMDAGGRRE; encoded by the coding sequence ATGACCGGTAAAAGCCTCTCACCCCCAGCCCGTATCGCGATCGTCGGCGCGGCGGTCGTCATCGTCCTCGCAGGGGTCAGGGCGGCCACGCCGATCCTCGGCCCGTTCCTCATCGCCGTCTTCTTCGCCATGATCACCGCGCCCGTCATGGCGTGGCTGACCCGCCGCGGGATGCCGCCGGTCGTCGCCGCCGGGACTGTGGTCGCAGGGCTCTTCGGGATCCTCGTCGGGATGGCCCTCTTCCTCGGTGCGGCCTTCACGCAGTTCCTCCTCTCTCTGCCGCGCTACCGGACTGCGCTCGAGGGCCAGGCGGCCGCCCTCTCCGAGTACGGCATCGACCTCGGCGGTATCAGGGTCTGGGACTACATCGACCAAGGAACGGTCGTCCAACAAGTAGCCGGGCTCGCCCGGCAGGTCGGAGGCATCACCTTCGACGCATTCCTCGTCTTCATCGCCATCGGGTTCCTCCTCCTTGAGGCGCCCCGGCTCGCGGAGGGACTCAAGCGGCACCTGGGGGCGGAGAGCCCGCTCTACCGGCACTTCTCGCAATCAGGCCGGCTCCTCGTCGAGTACGTAGTGGTCAGGACCAAAGTGAACCTGATCACCGGGGTCGGGACCGGGCTCTTCCTCTACGCCCTCGGGGTCGAGTTCGCGGCGCTCTGGGGTTTCGTCGCCTTCGTGCTCAGTTACGTCCCCTACATCGGCCTCATCGCAGCCGCAATTCCCCCCACACTCCTCGCCCTGGTCAGGATCGGCCCGGCGGGAGCGGTCGCCGTCATCGCAGCCATCGCCCTCATCGACGCCGCCGCGGAGAACCTAGTCTTCCCCCAGATAGCAAGCCGGGGGCTCAACCTCTCGCCGTTCGTCGTCCTCTTCTCCGTCGTCTTCTGGGGCCTCATCCTCGGGGCGGTCGGGGTCTTCCTCGCCATACCGCTGACGATCGCGGTGAAACTCTTCCTGGAGAGTTGGGAAGAGACCCGGTGGATCGGGGAGCTGATGGACGCAGGAGGACGGCGAGAGTAA
- a CDS encoding LURP-one-related/scramblase family protein: MMRRRMAGGQGGREEGAHRYKMRERLVSIGDDYWIEDFAGERAFKVDGKALRLRNTLVLQNKEGQDLYRIQERMLRIKDTMEIERAGGGVAATIKKALIAPLRDRWTVKVTDGPEMEVQGNILDHEYQISAGRERVAEVSKKWFRVRDTYGVEVAPGQDDALVLAIAAAIDQMAHD; the protein is encoded by the coding sequence ATGATGCGAAGAAGGATGGCTGGCGGTCAGGGGGGTCGCGAGGAGGGTGCGCACCGCTACAAGATGCGCGAGAGGCTCGTCTCCATCGGAGACGACTACTGGATCGAGGATTTCGCCGGAGAACGAGCGTTTAAAGTGGACGGCAAGGCGCTGCGGCTGCGAAACACCCTAGTCCTCCAGAACAAGGAGGGACAGGACCTCTACCGGATCCAGGAGAGGATGCTCCGCATCAAGGACACCATGGAGATCGAGCGGGCCGGCGGCGGCGTGGCGGCGACGATCAAGAAAGCCCTGATCGCCCCGCTCCGCGATCGGTGGACGGTCAAGGTGACGGACGGTCCGGAGATGGAGGTCCAGGGGAACATCCTGGACCACGAGTACCAGATCAGTGCCGGGCGGGAGCGGGTCGCCGAGGTCTCGAAGAAGTGGTTCCGGGTCAGGGACACCTACGGCGTGGAGGTCGCTCCGGGGCAGGACGACGCGCTGGTCCTTGCAATCGCGGCCGCGATCGACCAGATGGCGCACGACTAG
- a CDS encoding DUF134 domain-containing protein, which translates to MNEREPGEGRGRRGRGRPRVRRRIREGAAFRCFGPLCGRPGEVVLLLPEEVEALRLVDLAGLEQEEAAQVLGVSRKTLWRDLHEARGKVADALVHGKMIRIAGCGRRRGEGCPEDEDASSDPASPGRSRTRVPE; encoded by the coding sequence ATGAATGAGAGGGAGCCAGGCGAGGGGCGCGGCCGCCGTGGGCGGGGCCGGCCCAGGGTCCGCAGAAGGATCAGGGAGGGGGCCGCCTTCCGCTGTTTCGGCCCCCTCTGCGGGAGGCCGGGCGAGGTCGTCCTCCTTCTCCCCGAGGAGGTCGAGGCCCTGCGGCTCGTCGACCTTGCGGGGCTCGAACAGGAAGAGGCCGCCCAGGTCCTCGGGGTTTCGCGGAAGACCCTCTGGCGCGACCTCCACGAAGCACGGGGGAAGGTCGCCGACGCCCTGGTGCACGGGAAGATGATCCGGATCGCCGGGTGCGGTCGGCGGCGGGGGGAGGGGTGCCCTGAAGATGAGGATGCCTCTTCCGACCCCGCCTCGCCGGGCCGCTCCCGGACTCGGGTTCCGGAATGA
- a CDS encoding small multi-drug export protein produces MFSAVLIWLRQAARALAALFLFATLLPLVLGLVLGIPTAQVLALISSTVVLQANAAFVGVGMGMHPAAVLVIMTLVEVGSVLAIYFICDAFAMQSARVRNMLRRTEEKMQKVPLLEKYGAVTLIVLPAMPIVGLYSSAVIGWILQWDRGLSLLFITIGWVAVTVFLILVALGFVHVLT; encoded by the coding sequence ATGTTCTCAGCTGTGCTGATCTGGCTTCGCCAAGCCGCAAGGGCGCTGGCGGCGTTGTTTCTCTTTGCTACACTCCTTCCCCTCGTTCTCGGCCTCGTCCTCGGCATCCCGACGGCGCAGGTGCTCGCGCTTATCTCGTCCACCGTCGTTCTCCAGGCAAACGCCGCCTTCGTCGGCGTGGGGATGGGGATGCACCCTGCTGCGGTCCTCGTGATCATGACGCTGGTCGAGGTCGGCAGCGTGCTTGCCATCTACTTCATCTGCGATGCGTTCGCCATGCAATCGGCACGGGTCAGGAATATGCTCCGGCGCACCGAGGAGAAGATGCAGAAGGTGCCGCTCCTTGAGAAGTACGGTGCGGTAACCCTCATCGTCCTCCCGGCGATGCCGATCGTCGGCCTCTACTCAAGCGCCGTGATCGGCTGGATCCTCCAGTGGGACAGAGGTCTCTCCCTCCTCTTCATCACCATCGGGTGGGTCGCCGTCACGGTCTTTCTCATACTTGTCGCACTCGGGTTCGTGCACGTGCTCACCTGA
- a CDS encoding PHP domain-containing protein gives MPETIRRLGLLPADLHFHTRYSDSATRVRDALKLAARQGIGLAITDHNEVGGVIEAARQKSRVPLIPGIEVSANDGPHILLYFSAVPDLVDFYRLHVEKNRRSGPFTAIRLDTAAILEASEGYPCVAAEAHPCGYAFLNRGVQRCVAGECIDKGVFSRLDALEVICGGMTRSHNQKAAELAAAHSLGRTGGTDGHLLHELGGVVTCAEADTVEGFLEAIRRRETVVIGHERPLVEKAVMGTAVLPHHLPYAIPILQARWEQNLPRIKKFVRARLNG, from the coding sequence GTGCCGGAGACGATCCGGCGGCTCGGGCTGCTTCCTGCGGACCTGCACTTCCATACCCGCTACTCGGACTCGGCCACCCGTGTGCGTGACGCGCTGAAACTCGCGGCGCGGCAGGGGATCGGGCTTGCGATCACCGACCACAATGAGGTCGGCGGCGTTATCGAAGCGGCGCGGCAAAAGAGCCGCGTCCCCCTCATCCCCGGGATCGAGGTCAGCGCCAACGACGGCCCGCACATCCTCCTCTACTTCTCCGCGGTCCCCGACCTCGTCGACTTCTACCGCCTTCACGTCGAGAAGAACCGGAGGAGCGGTCCCTTCACCGCGATACGCCTCGACACTGCGGCGATCCTCGAAGCGAGCGAAGGCTACCCCTGCGTCGCGGCCGAGGCCCACCCCTGCGGCTACGCCTTCCTGAACCGGGGAGTCCAGCGGTGCGTCGCCGGGGAGTGCATCGACAAAGGGGTCTTCTCCCGACTCGACGCCCTCGAAGTGATCTGCGGCGGCATGACTAGGTCCCACAACCAGAAGGCGGCCGAACTCGCCGCCGCTCACAGCCTCGGGCGGACCGGCGGGACCGACGGCCATCTCCTCCACGAACTCGGCGGGGTCGTCACCTGCGCAGAGGCCGATACCGTGGAGGGATTCTTGGAAGCCATCCGTAGAAGAGAGACGGTCGTCATCGGCCACGAGCGGCCGCTCGTCGAGAAGGCGGTGATGGGGACCGCAGTCCTCCCGCACCATCTCCCCTACGCCATCCCTATCCTGCAGGCCCGCTGGGAGCAGAACCTCCCGCGGATCAAGAAGTTCGTCAGGGCCCGGCTGAACGGGTGA
- a CDS encoding DUF2238 domain-containing protein: MKRPLGLYLAYLFQFLIAGNILVAFSLGEYSQVFGGVLALGLTMVPAAVTRRGYITLPWEINLLVALSLYLHVAGGVRGFYEIYYPYYDKVAHLISGITVSVLAFVAVLLLDRFSRLNLSRRMIVGFVIIFAMAMEGFWEIYEWLFDTFLGTSLQHGLDDTMLDMIFVLVGAVVVALAGNRYLSRFSKEEITRKMVHKEPGGE, translated from the coding sequence ATGAAGAGACCCCTCGGCCTCTACCTCGCCTACCTCTTCCAGTTCCTCATCGCAGGAAACATCCTCGTCGCATTCTCGCTCGGAGAATACTCGCAGGTCTTCGGAGGCGTCCTCGCGCTCGGCTTGACGATGGTCCCCGCCGCCGTCACCCGCAGAGGATACATCACGCTCCCTTGGGAGATCAACCTCCTCGTCGCCCTCTCGCTCTACCTCCATGTCGCCGGCGGGGTCCGGGGGTTCTACGAGATCTACTACCCCTACTACGACAAGGTCGCCCACCTCATCTCCGGAATAACCGTCTCGGTGCTCGCCTTCGTCGCCGTCCTGCTCCTCGACCGGTTCAGCAGGCTCAACCTCTCCCGGCGGATGATCGTCGGGTTCGTCATCATCTTCGCAATGGCGATGGAGGGGTTCTGGGAGATCTACGAGTGGTTGTTCGACACCTTCCTCGGAACATCCCTCCAGCACGGCCTCGACGACACCATGCTCGATATGATCTTCGTCCTCGTCGGCGCGGTCGTCGTCGCACTCGCCGGGAACCGGTACCTCTCCCGGTTCTCAAAGGAGGAGATCACAAGAAAGATGGTCCACAAAGAACCCGGGGGAGAGTGA